The sequence below is a genomic window from Alligator mississippiensis isolate rAllMis1 chromosome 16, rAllMis1, whole genome shotgun sequence.
GCTTTTAGCTGCATCACATTTGGTTGAAGCTGCTGCTTCTAATGCTCTGAAGCCGTTTGAGTCATTTCAGAAGAGACATCAGACATGAATTTAGTAACGGCCTCTCTGCCAGCTTCCCTCTGGCAtcactgagcatgcagggcccccaGAGAAACAGGGCTTCAAAACCGGAGACTCTGTCCAAAGCAAGCACCAGATAAGCATAAAACCTCTAGCAAGCAGCATCGGTTACGAAGTTCTCAGCTGAGCACTGAACAGGAAAAGGGCCGAATACCTCCACGCTTTGCTGGGAATGGGAGCGCTCGCATGCAAAAAGAGCCACCAGAAAGCCCATCCTGAATCAACTGCAGCATTGGTAACTACGTGCCGGCTAATGCATTCACGCGGCAGTCGTTCCCGGGACTGCAGGTGAGAACGGCTGATGCTTTGGTTCAGAAACCGGACAGGAATGCTTTCCTGCCACTTCTGGAACGCACAGATGCTCGCGCGTTTAGCGGAGATGGGTTTGGTTTGTTATTTAGTGGCACGGAAGAAAATTTCAAATGACAAAGCCATTTTgaatggaaaaatgcagatgcTTCACTTCAAAAGCTTTGCAATGAAACAGGGTCATGGGTGTGGGCTCTATGCACCTGcatgcttttatttgcttgctttcttttccaaCCCCCCGCACTGCTGAAACCAAATCTGCAGCACGTCCAGCGCTGCACGGTCTTTGTGCTCTGCCGAAGACGGCTGCCCCCGGCCTGTCTCTGCTATACTGGCCAAGCAGCTTTGGCAGCTTGACCCACAGCTTGGGTTGTGAGGACTTGGGGACAGAGATTTCCAAGAGTGGGAACAAAGAGCTGGAAGGACGTAACGCCCCTCCTTTGTGGACTCTTGGCCTGAGGTGAAGGATCTGCCCGATACCACGTGCAAGGCAAAGCCTGAAATATCTTCTCCAGGGATCTGCAGCTTGCACGAGAGGTAAACAAGCCGTCCTCATAGCCAACATGGCTAGTGGGTCTCGCTGCCGGGAGATGAGCTTGCTCTAGATTAAGTGATAAATGGCTGCGAAATCCACACTCAGCTGGGATCCCGGCCAAAAAGCACTGCCTCCGTTGCAAACCTGAGACACAGACAAACGTGGCCATTCAGATCTGCTTCTGGGCAGATAAATGAACATCTCCGGGGCTGTGTCTAGCTTGTGCCTATGGAATGGGAAGCTTTAATTGGCCGTTATTAATGGGCAGTGGCTTATCCTGCGCCTCGTGTCTTAGATTTTGCCTGACAGGTCTCCACGTAACGCGCAGAACCAGCCTTCTCCCCCCAAAACACTCGGAGAGATTCACCATTTTAGCAGACAAGGAAAACACAGAGGTGACAAACCACAGAGCAAAATTCAGCTCATCTTTCCCCAGTTAACGTGGGGCGAGGGGCTCGCCACTGCTCCCCCGACCTACGCCAGCCCCGGGGGGACACCGTGCGAGGAGGCGCGGACAGGAGGTGCCgggggtgggggatgcagagagggaggggagcctgGCCTGCTGCGCGGGGACGCCTGGCCGAGCGGGCTCCCACGCGTCAGCATGGCAGAGCTCTTCACTGAACCCAGCAGGGTGACGACGCAGCAGGGAGAGCGCGCTGAGCTCGCCTCCGCGGGCCGGGCATCCCAGTGCCCGGGGCCAGCAGCGGAAATTACATTGCTTCATTCTCCGCATGCAAGAGGGGTGGAGGCCGTGGtcaaggcagaggagaggatCACAGGTCCTCCCGGTgtggatggggctgcaccagtggtGCCGTGCCATGAACCGACCCCGCAGAGCCAGCCCACGAGCAAAACGAGCAGCAGGGCCGGAAGCACGGCCAGGTCTGCGCCAGGGCGCTGCTGGGCAGGGATCTCGCCGCCCCTGCTCCGGCCCACGGAGCCAGGCTGGCAGACATCTGCTGCAAAGGCGTGTGAGCGAGGAGGGATTTCCTTGCCCCCCTCCCGGCTGCACTCGGAGCAGGTGGAGGGAGTCAGCCGTGTTCGGCTGGGAGCAGGGCGGAGGGTGCAGGGAGTGCCTGTGCCACGCTGGCAGGACCGAGCCACACGGCTGGGGAGAGCCTGTGCTGCCCACACGTTTTGCTGGAAAGGGAGGTGGCACTGAGGTGAAGCCAGGGAATCGgggcctgccctgcctggcacagccccgggggagcagggaggcatggggcacagAGACGCACCGGCAGCACCTCCCCACGAATGACGCGGCACTGGGGATGGGGGACACGGCTCCGCTCCCTCCCCACCACGTGCTCCAAGCCTGGAGCACGCCATGCATGCTCGTGGCCCGTGCCCCCATCTCAGGCTGCAGctcagcccccagcagcagcgTCCGTGGTCGCGTccctccagcatcacagcagatGCCTTCAGCCGCCACGGCAAAGCCCGAGCCTTGCTGGGTTCCTGCAAAGCTTTGGGCCTCAGCATTCGTCCCCTCGTGGCAGAGCTGCACgagctgcccggcccggccctgccgcGGAGCTGGGGGCAGCTCTGCTCCCCGAGGTGCGCGCGGGTGCCACGGAGCAGGGCGGGGAGCGGGGCAGCGTGGACGGGGCGGGGGGCACCCCCGGGAAAGAGAGAGTCTAGCCGCACGCAGAACCGCACAGAAGCCCAGTAAAGTCCTATGCTGATATTTAAAAGTAGACAGGCACCTCTTACGTTTATTCGCGCTTGGTATTCGGCACTGCCCACAGAGTTCCGCGCGGCGCAGCGGTACACCCCGCCGTCCTTGATCTGCGGGCTCGTCACGTTCATGTGGCTCACGGTGGTGCCGTCCGACATGGTGTACTGGTTGGTGCGGTGCCCGTTGTCCCGCTGGATCGGCTCGTCGTCCAGGGCCCAGGTGACGGTGGGCGGCGGGGCGCCCTTGGCGGCGCACATCAGCGAGAACAGCTCCCCGGGGTTCACCACTTTCTCGCTGAAGGAGGAGATGATCCGGGGGGTCCCGTCTAGGAGAGGCAGCCAGCGAGAGGGGCATTAGGGCGGCACGGCGGGGGTGGACGTGCCACCGAGGCGGTtggctgtctggggcaggggctgccccttgGCTCAGGGGCCAGTCTCACAGCACAAGTAATCAGCCCGTGTGCGAGCATGCATAAAGCCCCAGGCTCCttggctgtgccctgccctgccacagccccgaGGGAGAAGgggtgctgtgctcccagccaggctggccgTGCCCAGGGAGAAGCCGGCTTTGCAGAAGGGCAAGCCCGCGAGGAGCCAGCGAGCCGTGGGACGACCCAGGCAGGTGCGCGGGGACCCCCAAgccgccccttcccctccccgctcccgGGGGCCGACTCACCCTCCAGCACAATGACGGAGAAGTCCTGCGCCGTCTGGGCCTTGCGAGTGGCGAAGCACTGGTAGGCGCCCGAGTGGCTCTTCTGGGCGGCGGTGATGAGGAGGGTCTCGTTGCTGATGCCCCGGATGGAGATGTAGTCGTCCACCACCACCAGGTCGGTGTTGCGGTACCAGCGGATGGCGTACTCAGGGGAGCCGACCAGGGTGCAGGAGAGGATGACCGTGCTGCCGATGCCCGTCTTCAGCTTCTTTGGCGTGAGGGTCACGCGCAGAGGGTCTGTGCGACAGGGCGGGAGCGGATTAGCCACGCGCTCGGGGCCCGGGCAAAGAGCCTTGTAATGCAGCCCGGCTGGAGGGGGCCGCCCCGCGGACGCGCTGGGTGGGATCTGGCTCTCCGTGCTGCGCGGCAGCGAAGCCTCCCGCTTGCTGTCTGCGCTGCGTCTGGGCACCGCAGCCTCCTGCCGCCGCGCTGCTGTCGGGCACGTGGCGAGAGCCCCGTGGGTGGCATCACACACGGGGTCACATCACGTCTTCGCTAGCCCGGCTGGGCCCTAGGCTGCCGGGTTGCCTGCGGCCAGCGAACACACGGGGTGCAGGAGGGTCTCAGGGTCCTGACAGCCATGGTGCCGTGACTCTGAGTTTCTTTGGGGAGCGGGGAATGGACTTGGCCAGAAGCTGAAGCCGGAGCCCGGCTCGCAGCCTGGCGGGCAGATGGGTGGGGGTCCTGCAAGTAGCAGCATGGCGCGGGGGAGCCTGGGGGGCTGTCACTGGCACACCTGTCAgatgcactccctgctccaccagccCTGCGACTCCTCCGATTAACAcagtccctctccccctgcagactCGTGCGACTACCCGCGAAATGTCAGTGCACAATCAGCCAGGTGCCAGCCCCGGCTTCCCCCTCGGCGGCGAGCGCCTACCCCCGATGTCACCCCCGTGCATGGCAGGGGCAGcgcgcccccctgcagccccttcccctgtgtATCGCTTTCTCTCCGCTGCCCCAGGAGCCATCAGGCAGGGCGCGAGGAGGCGGCCGTGCTGGGAAGAAGACATCACAGCGGCTGGCACGCCAGGTGTGACAGGCCTGCTCGCCGCAGCCGCAGCCACAGCCGCCCCTCTGGAGCTGCTCACAGAGCACGCCAGCGTTGCGTGCTCGGCTGCCCTGTGCCGAGGCAGAGCCCCACGTGCTGGCCGGCACCTTGTGCTTGCTCGGGGCATGCCGGGCTCGGCACCTCCCGGGTCGCACAGCACGGATGTCAGCAGCGTCCTTGTGCTCAGCTCCATGGCGGGCATGGAGCAAGCCGTGCCCAGTTGCAATAGGCACCGATGGGCTCTGCCAACAGGTTTCCCTGGAAATCCCGCTCTTTCCCCAGTTGCAGCAGCAAACCAGGAACCTCTGAAGAgctagcccagagctgcctggccAGACAGTACCtgcctctgctcaggatcagaccggTCACcctatttggggccaggagggaatTCTACCCCTTGGTCAGACTGGTTTGGACtagggggggttgccttcctctctaGCAGAGGGCCTGGCCCTCTCCCTGGGATCTCtcgagcatattttaacaacctttgcagcatgCCGGCCACTGCGgtgcccctgctctccctgcgGCAGGTGGCGTTGTGCCAGGGTTGACCATGTGCTTTGCTAAGAGGTTAGGCAATGGGTCTGTGTGGGATGGTGTGGACAaggctgatcctgcttcaggcagggggctgcgcTGGATGTGACCCTTTCATCTTGCTGCTCCAGGACTCTAGGATTTTGCTGCAGCAGAATGAAGTCCTTGCAGAGACCCCGCACGCTAGGCGCTGTCTGGCAGTGCAGTGGGCTCTGGTACGGGATGCAGACCCAGCAAAATGCAAGCAGCGCTGGCAAGTCACAGGCTTGTCACCAGGCCAGTGCCCTGTGCCACCTCTGTTAGGCTCAGCCCTCCTCCTCGTGGCTTTGCTTGACGCCCTCGGGTCCGCACACCAGAGAGCAAACCAACAGCCCTGAAAGGACCTCTGGTTAGCCCTGTTTTGCAGTGAGCCCACAGCACACTAAGTCAGGACCTGGGATTTTGGAGACAGTGTCCAGGCTTATGCACCACGTTATTGAGACCCAGAGCCCACTGCGtgagcagcagctggtgcagcAGGGTGTAACACTGGAGACTGCGCCAGCATCGGGGACGGGGAGTCTGGGCTCTGCTGCCCGGAAGCTTTTCCTAACACCAATGCTGAAAACCACCACCTCCCACGGCATTTACACCTGTGCCTGCCCGGGAGAGCAGTGCGTTTGCCACTTGCTCGATATTGCAAGGGCTGGTTTCAAATGTCCTGTCCAAAACGCCCTGCACAGACACAAACACCTGGGTGTGGATCCAAATGGCTCCCTGCTTGGAAATGTGTGGTAAGAGAATGAGACCCGGGGCAGGTTCTGGCCCCTCCACCGCAGCTACGGGAAGAAATAAACCGAGCGCGGCTGGATGGAGGCTTTCCTCCCCATGCACCTTCCCCAGATgtgccctctccctcctccagatgTGCACAGGAGGGCCTCGCTGCTGCTGCGTGCGCTCACACTTCCTCAACCGGCACCGCCACCTCCGTCCCCGACCCCCGGCAGCTCTTACCGATGACCGAGAGGGTCCCGGTGACCTCAGCAGAGCCAAAGGTGTTGGTGACCTCGCAGATGTAGGTCCCGCTGTCCTCCACACGCATGTCGCTGATGGTCAGCCCCGTGATACGCTTGGTCCACCTGCTGTCCGCGGGCAGTGGGCGCCCGTCCTTGATCCACCGGATGGCCGGGTTGGGGTACCCCGATGCGATGCAGGGGAGCTCCACCAGCTGGCCTG
It includes:
- the DSCAML1 gene encoding cell adhesion molecule DSCAML1 isoform X4 — encoded protein: MLCTRAQAWREEACPQSPAARADDVGTSLYFVNDSLQQVTFSSTVGVVIPCPAAGSPSAVLRWYLATGDDIYDVPHIRHVHANGTLQLYPFSPSAFNSFIHDNDYFCTAENSAGKIRSPNIRVKAVFREPYTVRVEDQRSMRGNVAVFKCLIPSSVQEYVSVVSWEKDTVSIIPENRFFITSYGGLYISDVQKEDALSTYRCITKHKYSGETRQSNGARLSVSDPAESIPTILDGFQSREVRTGQLVELPCIASGYPNPAIRWIKDGRPLPADSRWTKRITGLTISDMRVEDSGTYICEVTNTFGSAEVTGTLSVIDPLRVTLTPKKLKTGIGSTVILSCTLVGSPEYAIRWYRNTDLVVVDDYISIRGISNETLLITAAQKSHSGAYQCFATRKAQTAQDFSVIVLEDGTPRIISSFSEKVVNPGELFSLMCAAKGAPPPTVTWALDDEPIQRDNGHRTNQYTMSDGTTVSHMNVTSPQIKDGGVYRCAARNSVGSAEYQARINGPRASAP